The DNA segment ATCACGATGGCGTAACGGTGCAGGTAGTTGGACCTGGAATCCCTGAAATAATTCATATCCCGGGCTTCCCACTTTCTGGTGGTGTATTTGTCCATCAGTTGCAGTGCTTTTTCCGTATTACCCAGTTTCGCGTTAGCAGCGGCATTTAATTCATACAGGGTGTGTACCCTGCCTATGCCATCGTTCAGTTTTTTCTGCTTAATGTCTTCCATAAGATCGGCCGATACTTTTTCCACTTCCGCTATATCCTTATCCGCGTCCATAAGGTACTCCAACGCATACGTGAGGTAGAGGAACTGCAGCACATTAAAACTGGTATTCATTTTTTTATAAGCCCAATACCGTTTGAAGTCGCCTTTATTCAGCCATCCCAACGCCAGTTGCGCACGGTATTCACTGTACATGTTGGGTTTGGCGGGATCGGCTGGCTTTTCCTTCAGCATTTCATGGTACAACTTTTCCTGGTCTTCAACCTTCACGATCAGGCTGAAGTCCTGAAAATTGTATTTTCCGTTTGCAGACTGCTGCGCGAAAAGGGTATTGGATACCAGCAACAGCAGTATGATTCTTTTTAAGATCATGAGATTCAGGTTTTTTAAATTATTGAATGCGTAATTCCGTGAAACAATAGCTTTTCAATCGCCCCATTAAATCCCCTGAAGAGATGTAACGGAGCGATACACAGGATAAGGTCAGCAGTAGAAGATTTGGTTAGAACGGTCTGAAACCTGTGTTATGGCTTCATCAGTTCAGCGAGTTTATTTTCAAGGTTTTTACCGGTGAGGTTCCTGGCTACGATCACGCCATCCGGACCTATCAACAGGTTTTGCGGAATTTGCATGATGTTGTATTTTTTCGCCACGTCTGAAGCAGCGTCCTTTGAATCAATCACCAGTCGCCAGGGCAATTTATCTTCGGCAATGGCTTTCACCCAGGCATCTTTGTTTGTATCAAGGGAAACGGCGAAAATTTCGAATTTTTCGCTCCGGAACTTGTTGTATATAACGATCAGTTCGGGGTGCCCTGCCCTGCAGGGACCGCACCAGCTTGCCCAGAAATCCAGCAAGACATATTTCCCCCTGAAATCGGATAAAGACACCGGCGCACCTTTCACATCGTTCAGTGTAAAGTCGATTGACTTCTGTCCTATATCCAGCTTTTTGGCCTGGTCCAGCCTTTGTTTCCAGGCCTTTGCTTTTGCCGAATTCTGAAGTCTTGGACTGAGCGCATTGTACATAGGTTCGAAGGTAGTAGGCTGTATCACACCCGCGAACATTTCCATGATGTCAAGGCTCATGTACGCGTCAGGATACTGCTGAATAAACCCGGTCACCATTTTTTCGAAAGGCAGTGCGGCTTCGCCTTTTTTGGCATTTTCCTTACCCATTGCCGTAAACGCTTTGTAGGCCGCTTCCTCTTTTCCGCCTCCTGTTACAATGGCAACACCGGTGGTATCGAATGCCAGTTGTATGGCACCATCCGTGTAAAACAGGGCCATGTTCCTCATCACTCCGGCGTCATCGTTCTCTTCCTGGTTCCTGCGGCGGCGTTCTCCGGGCGGCGGGGGCACAACCAGAGTAACCTGCGCCAATGCTGGGCGTTCAGATGACACTTTGAATTCGAACCTACCCTCTTTTATATCTACGGTATCGGTCTTGTAATTATTCTTGTCTTCGTAGCCGATCCAGGCTTTTTTGGCCGGATGTCCTTTCGCAACTTTTCCTTTTACAATACTGGAAACCTGGGCCTGTAAAGCGGCTGCACCAATGCAACACACCACGGCTGTAAGCATTGTTCTTTTCATAGTCTGTTTATTTGTTCTCCACCAATCCTTTGTTTTCTGCAATCATGCGTTCTCCGAATTTGAGCGCGAACCTTTCGGGTTTTAAAGTATAAGTGGCAACTACATTGCCATCATCATCATACAGGTGATGCGTGTACTTCACGGTATTGCTGTACACCGGGTCTACGGAAAGGCGGCGCATATCCATCCAGCGCATTCCGGAAGTGGCGAACTCCCTGGTTCTTTCTTCCAGGATAAAGCGCACCAATGCTTCTTTGTTCTGGGCTATGTTGGCGGGAACCGTCGCGACATTGGCCGGCATTCTTTTGGACCGCAGCGTTTCCAGGTCAGCTTTCGCACCGGGAAGATCATTTGCACGCGCCTTCAGTTCGGCCCGCATCAGGTAGAGGTCTGGCAGGGAGGGGCCCACTTCTATTCCGTTAAAAAGGGATGCAGAGAACCTTCTCATCCCCTTGGGATACACTACTGCCGGATTGAACATTTCCTCATCAGAAAACAGGAGCAGCCTTTTATCTTCTGGATCATACAGCGCGGCCGTTTCAGGAGAAAAAACATACGCGTTGACCATTTGCAACTGGAAATTGGTCATACTCAGGTTGTACATGATCTGTTGGTTCACAGCAGGGAGCGGATAGTTGGAAAGACCGAACCCGAAATCAGGGAACCATGTACCGGCGGCGTTGGGATCGAGTACAATATTGTAGTCATACAGCGCAAGCGGTATCGTAGATTTGCCCAGCTCAGCAAAGGCGCCTTCCACATGCGTCATCGCATCCTCGAATTTCAACATGTACATGTAGGTGCGCGCCAGTATAAATTCCGCCGCTACTTTGGAGAATTTCCTGCGGTGCGTTAAGGGGCCGAGGTCGGGCAATGCGTCTTTCAGGTCTTTAACAATAAAGTCGTAGGATTCCTGCACGCTGGCACGTTCAAAAGAGTTTTGTGTCACATCTG comes from the Parasegetibacter sp. NRK P23 genome and includes:
- a CDS encoding TlpA disulfide reductase family protein, which gives rise to MKRTMLTAVVCCIGAAALQAQVSSIVKGKVAKGHPAKKAWIGYEDKNNYKTDTVDIKEGRFEFKVSSERPALAQVTLVVPPPPGERRRRNQEENDDAGVMRNMALFYTDGAIQLAFDTTGVAIVTGGGKEEAAYKAFTAMGKENAKKGEAALPFEKMVTGFIQQYPDAYMSLDIMEMFAGVIQPTTFEPMYNALSPRLQNSAKAKAWKQRLDQAKKLDIGQKSIDFTLNDVKGAPVSLSDFRGKYVLLDFWASWCGPCRAGHPELIVIYNKFRSEKFEIFAVSLDTNKDAWVKAIAEDKLPWRLVIDSKDAASDVAKKYNIMQIPQNLLIGPDGVIVARNLTGKNLENKLAELMKP
- a CDS encoding RagB/SusD family nutrient uptake outer membrane protein, with product MRTNYKVLLPILIILLVTQLSCSKDFLEIEAKGSRIARTTLDYEQLMNAVALQVLYAPSLYLGDEMAAQQTYMDAAAIRTQRLFRYEERIYDEDQLPSETWHLSSLYTFNKVINEVMESQGGSEQQRKALVAEAKVGRALCHLYFLSDYSLPYNPTTASTDLGVPLLTKADVTQNSFERASVQESYDFIVKDLKDALPDLGPLTHRRKFSKVAAEFILARTYMYMLKFEDAMTHVEGAFAELGKSTIPLALYDYNIVLDPNAAGTWFPDFGFGLSNYPLPAVNQQIMYNLSMTNFQLQMVNAYVFSPETAALYDPEDKRLLLFSDEEMFNPAVVYPKGMRRFSASLFNGIEVGPSLPDLYLMRAELKARANDLPGAKADLETLRSKRMPANVATVPANIAQNKEALVRFILEERTREFATSGMRWMDMRRLSVDPVYSNTVKYTHHLYDDDGNVVATYTLKPERFALKFGERMIAENKGLVENK